From Streptomyces sp. TLI_053, a single genomic window includes:
- a CDS encoding ricin-type beta-trefoil lectin domain protein yields MRGIDSARRRVALVGAALLCAVAGSGSFAGTAVAAAGEVCGQNTLTVAGDYEVGPGEWNADRRRVRQCVTTDGGANFTLSTSQLTPDTISNPGLGPGAYAYIKPLRGLPIPVASLGDATSTWHTTQGVAGTYDAAYDLWFSNDATSCDPTTSDELMIWLNGQGPQAKPYGPTDVGTVDIGGTGYRVSAATVSPTHHLINYQLPTATSAVDRLDLRLFAIDAISRGHLPRAQYLCGVSAGFEIWENGTGLATSSFSFEPVTGLPTGTVSSGIPGRCLDDFRSATTDGNPVVLWGCNGTDAQTWTFANDGTLQVLGKCLQPTGTSSGSPIVVGSCAEAAAKWRPGASHSLVNIGTGLCLDDPGSSADWGVQMQLHPCNGTAAQQWRLPYNGVPISGGLTNAAAQECLTGGSAGAPAVLSGCTYDGSQIWTLGNDGTLRALGLCLQPAAGSAVTLATCDGSPAQQWVVHPSGYLNHPADGLCLDGPQGSTAEGPPLRLAGCEPGPSRTWYLPA; encoded by the coding sequence ATGAGAGGCATCGACTCGGCACGACGCCGAGTGGCACTGGTGGGCGCCGCACTGCTGTGTGCGGTCGCCGGATCCGGTTCGTTCGCAGGGACGGCGGTCGCGGCGGCCGGCGAGGTGTGCGGGCAGAACACGCTCACCGTGGCGGGCGACTACGAGGTCGGGCCTGGTGAGTGGAACGCCGACCGCAGGCGGGTGCGGCAGTGCGTCACCACCGACGGCGGCGCGAATTTCACGCTCTCCACCAGCCAGTTGACCCCCGACACCATCTCGAACCCCGGCCTGGGGCCGGGGGCCTACGCGTACATCAAGCCCCTCCGGGGTCTACCGATACCGGTCGCCTCGCTCGGTGACGCGACGAGTACCTGGCACACGACCCAGGGCGTCGCGGGTACCTACGATGCCGCGTACGACCTGTGGTTCAGCAATGACGCGACCAGCTGTGACCCGACCACCAGCGACGAGCTGATGATCTGGCTCAACGGCCAGGGGCCCCAGGCCAAGCCCTACGGTCCGACCGACGTCGGCACGGTCGACATCGGCGGCACCGGCTACCGGGTGAGCGCGGCGACCGTCTCGCCGACCCACCATCTGATCAACTACCAGCTGCCGACCGCGACGAGTGCGGTCGACCGGCTGGACCTCCGGCTGTTCGCGATCGACGCGATCAGCCGGGGCCACCTGCCCCGGGCGCAGTACCTCTGCGGCGTCTCCGCCGGCTTCGAGATCTGGGAGAACGGCACCGGCCTGGCCACCAGCTCCTTCTCCTTCGAGCCCGTGACCGGCCTGCCCACCGGCACGGTCTCCTCGGGCATCCCGGGCCGCTGCCTGGACGACTTCCGCAGCGCGACGACCGACGGAAACCCGGTCGTTCTCTGGGGCTGCAACGGCACCGATGCACAGACCTGGACCTTCGCCAATGACGGGACCCTGCAGGTGCTGGGCAAGTGCCTGCAGCCGACCGGTACGTCGTCCGGGAGCCCGATCGTGGTCGGCTCCTGTGCCGAGGCCGCCGCGAAGTGGCGGCCCGGGGCCTCGCACTCGCTGGTGAACATCGGGACCGGTCTCTGCCTGGACGACCCCGGCTCCTCCGCGGACTGGGGAGTGCAGATGCAGCTCCACCCCTGCAACGGCACCGCCGCGCAGCAGTGGCGGCTGCCGTACAACGGCGTGCCGATCTCCGGCGGACTCACCAACGCGGCAGCCCAGGAGTGCCTGACCGGCGGCTCGGCCGGTGCTCCTGCCGTGCTCTCGGGCTGCACCTACGACGGCTCACAGATCTGGACGCTCGGCAACGACGGCACTCTTCGGGCCCTCGGCCTCTGCCTCCAGCCGGCCGCCGGCTCGGCGGTCACCCTTGCGACCTGTGACGGCAGCCCGGCCCAGCAGTGGGTCGTCCACCCCAGCGGATACCTGAACCACCCCGCCGACGGCCTCTGCCTGGACGGCCCGCAGGGCTCGACCGCCGAAGGCCCGCCGCTCCGGCTCGCGGGTTGCGAACCCGGTCCCAGCCGGACGTGGTACCTGCCGGCCTGA
- a CDS encoding histidine kinase produces MNRSRIEGLFDQRSSAARAVVLVGVLVGDLLLVHRPSGGRDWGLAAAGIALCAAAGRWAFGALVALSGLLVVAHTLGSDIVPALKVLAAVTLFELSVREYGRRPVAGAAVLALAVAVNRLADLPGELPSVLYKTGIVAGLPLLMGGYVRVTRDAARAARAHAEQEEARAGQRLLAARAAERTTIARELHDLVAHHVSSMVLRVGVARHVVPDTVDARVIEVLDDLHSSGSEALADLRRLVAVLRDPDSVAAAGTASALVTPGALPAALESVLEGSRRAGLAVTAAVDPVLARLDAVRGLAVLRLVQEGLANAAKHAGPGARAELTVRVADDAAVHLTLQDDGAGRPGVSAPGPSGHGLIGMRERVDLFGGRLDAGPTPRGWRLTAELPALRVPSALPAPPAPPAPLASVRVREQTP; encoded by the coding sequence GTGAACCGATCAAGGATCGAGGGTCTGTTCGATCAAAGGTCCTCCGCCGCGAGGGCGGTGGTGCTGGTCGGCGTGCTCGTCGGTGATCTCCTGCTGGTGCACCGGCCCTCCGGGGGCCGGGACTGGGGCCTCGCCGCGGCCGGGATCGCGCTGTGCGCGGCCGCGGGCCGGTGGGCGTTCGGCGCGCTGGTGGCACTGTCCGGCCTGCTCGTTGTCGCGCACACGCTCGGCTCGGACATCGTCCCCGCGTTGAAGGTGCTGGCCGCCGTCACCCTCTTCGAGCTGTCCGTGCGGGAGTACGGCCGCCGCCCGGTGGCCGGGGCGGCGGTACTGGCGCTCGCCGTCGCCGTGAACCGCCTCGCCGACCTGCCCGGCGAACTCCCCTCGGTGCTGTACAAGACGGGCATCGTGGCCGGTCTGCCGTTGCTCATGGGCGGATACGTACGAGTCACCCGCGACGCCGCCCGGGCCGCACGCGCGCACGCGGAACAGGAGGAGGCCCGCGCCGGCCAGCGGCTGTTGGCCGCCCGCGCCGCGGAACGCACGACCATCGCACGCGAGTTGCACGACCTGGTGGCCCACCACGTCTCGTCGATGGTGCTGCGCGTCGGTGTCGCCCGGCACGTCGTGCCCGACACCGTCGACGCGCGGGTCATCGAGGTCCTCGACGACCTGCACTCCAGCGGCAGCGAGGCCCTGGCCGATCTGCGCCGCCTGGTGGCCGTACTGCGTGACCCGGACAGCGTCGCGGCAGCCGGGACGGCCTCCGCACTGGTCACGCCCGGGGCGCTGCCGGCCGCGCTGGAGTCGGTGCTGGAGGGCAGCCGCCGCGCCGGTCTGGCCGTCACCGCGGCCGTGGATCCGGTCCTCGCGCGCCTCGACGCGGTACGCGGCCTCGCCGTGCTCCGTCTGGTCCAGGAGGGTCTGGCGAACGCGGCGAAGCACGCCGGCCCGGGCGCACGGGCCGAGTTGACCGTACGAGTGGCCGACGACGCCGCCGTGCACCTGACGCTCCAGGACGACGGCGCGGGTCGTCCCGGGGTGTCGGCCCCGGGCCCGTCGGGGCACGGGCTGATCGGAATGCGTGAACGCGTGGATCTGTTCGGCGGCCGCCTCGACGCGGGCCCGACGCCCCGGGGCTGGCGGCTCACGGCCGAGCTCCCCGCACTGCGCGTCCCATCTGCACTCCCCGCCCCGCCCGCCCCGCCCGCCCCGCTCGCCTCCGTACGAGTCCGGGAGCAGACCCCGTGA
- a CDS encoding response regulator transcription factor, protein MIHILVADDQPLVRMGLRMLFEQAPDIDILGEADNGAEAVRLAERLRPDVVLMDLRMPLMDGITATRRILAGCPATRVVALTTFDDDDHLYPALAAGACGFLVKDTPPAELVDAVRRAADGEAPFSRDALDRLVSRAVDARAGASPGTRADVPAAPAITPREREVLGLIGSGLSNKEIADRLHMGVTTVKTHVANLMAKTGRDNRIRLAVLAVATGITADQGPSTTL, encoded by the coding sequence GTGATCCACATCCTGGTCGCCGACGACCAGCCGCTCGTCCGCATGGGTCTGCGCATGCTCTTCGAGCAGGCCCCGGACATCGACATCCTCGGCGAGGCGGACAACGGCGCGGAGGCGGTGCGGCTGGCCGAGCGCCTCCGTCCGGACGTCGTCCTCATGGACCTGCGAATGCCCCTCATGGACGGCATCACCGCCACCCGCCGCATCCTGGCCGGCTGCCCCGCCACTCGGGTCGTCGCGCTCACCACCTTCGACGACGACGATCACCTCTACCCGGCGCTCGCGGCCGGAGCCTGCGGCTTCCTGGTCAAGGACACCCCGCCGGCCGAGCTGGTCGACGCCGTACGCCGGGCCGCGGACGGCGAGGCCCCGTTCAGCCGGGACGCACTCGACCGGCTCGTCAGCCGCGCCGTCGACGCCCGCGCCGGGGCGTCCCCCGGTACTCGCGCCGACGTCCCGGCGGCGCCCGCCATCACTCCGCGCGAGCGGGAGGTGCTCGGCCTGATCGGCAGCGGCCTGTCCAACAAGGAGATCGCCGACCGTCTGCACATGGGCGTCACCACGGTCAAGACGCATGTGGCGAACCTGATGGCGAAGACGGGCCGGGACAACCGCATCCGCCTCGCCGTCCTCGCCGTCGCCACGGGCATCACCGCGGACCAGGGGCCGTCGACCACCCTCTAG
- a CDS encoding DUF4365 domain-containing protein — protein sequence MPKIPKGRRVGQAAVNAVRALLEDHDHIVQEISGQNDFGEDLYVTFVEDEHVTSDVIRVQVKGGEKWRRANGYAVPVGHHGSTWADGNIPVYCVVYDPDSKRLFWANATQQLRRSGPFNRPKVIGVSPNAVLTDSTMESFVAQARRYVGRYRGMRAVLTHLGEMSGVEFDSTDHVLHFVNGDDEDLIFWRHPGAEAATLLHSALDWEPYLVSLASLMRSEMPPPNLGTDDETVDRLWHDPDLSTAEELELSRPEIMWVASCFMSTRQADEESEDLDGLDECDGCPECTGEEPAEHGKIAADVLHEYVIDHVLARIEAEPDLLRRSISAMREDGRIDPEIVAELGPLEADPHIVRQVMKLSRATVEDLEPDAFRLAVLYLIRRVYVGGPSLPLDQQVRIDWRIPEPGLQDFAAG from the coding sequence ATGCCGAAGATCCCAAAGGGTCGGCGCGTGGGCCAGGCGGCCGTGAACGCGGTGCGCGCCCTCCTTGAGGACCACGACCACATCGTCCAGGAGATCTCCGGGCAGAACGACTTCGGCGAGGACCTCTACGTCACCTTCGTCGAGGACGAGCACGTGACGAGCGACGTGATCAGGGTGCAGGTCAAGGGTGGGGAGAAGTGGCGCCGGGCCAACGGCTACGCGGTACCCGTCGGCCACCACGGCAGTACCTGGGCGGACGGGAACATCCCCGTCTACTGCGTGGTGTACGACCCGGACAGCAAGCGGCTCTTCTGGGCGAACGCAACACAGCAGCTCCGGCGGTCCGGACCGTTCAACCGCCCGAAGGTCATCGGGGTCAGCCCCAACGCGGTGCTTACCGACTCGACGATGGAGTCGTTCGTCGCTCAAGCCCGTCGCTACGTCGGGCGCTACCGGGGCATGCGGGCCGTTCTCACTCACCTGGGAGAGATGTCCGGGGTCGAATTCGACTCGACGGACCACGTCCTGCACTTCGTCAATGGCGACGACGAGGACCTCATCTTCTGGAGGCACCCCGGCGCCGAAGCCGCCACCCTTCTGCACAGCGCGCTCGACTGGGAGCCGTATCTCGTCAGTCTGGCATCCCTGATGCGCTCCGAGATGCCGCCTCCGAACCTCGGGACGGACGACGAGACCGTGGATCGTCTCTGGCACGACCCCGACCTGTCGACTGCCGAGGAGCTGGAGCTGAGTCGGCCGGAGATCATGTGGGTGGCCTCCTGTTTCATGTCCACCCGGCAGGCGGACGAAGAGTCGGAGGATCTCGACGGCCTGGACGAATGCGACGGGTGCCCGGAGTGCACGGGCGAGGAGCCCGCCGAGCACGGCAAGATCGCGGCGGACGTACTCCACGAGTACGTCATCGACCATGTCCTCGCCCGGATCGAAGCCGAGCCGGACCTCCTTCGCCGCTCTATATCGGCCATGCGCGAGGACGGCCGGATCGACCCGGAGATCGTGGCGGAACTCGGTCCCCTCGAAGCCGATCCACATATCGTCCGGCAGGTGATGAAGCTGAGCCGCGCCACGGTGGAGGACCTCGAACCGGACGCGTTCCGGTTGGCGGTGCTCTACCTGATCCGCCGCGTCTACGTCGGCGGCCCCTCGCTGCCCCTCGACCAGCAGGTCCGAATCGACTGGCGCATTCCCGAGCCCGGGCTGCAAGACTTCGCTGCGGGTTGA
- a CDS encoding AsnC family transcriptional regulator has translation MYDDLDRRIIHGLHCAPRASFRRLGEVVGASEQTVARRYGALRRAGVMRVVGLSSPAAHGGAEWIARLRCRPDAAGPVADSLARRPEVGYASVASGGSEIICTIRSAPDTGRDTGRDVLLRQLPKAASILDLSVDLLLHPFTPPGTAGWAGGRRALTDEQVRELTVPRPAPAGPPPVPTGEDRPLFEALAEDGRASHTRLAQATGWSATRVARRLEALEAAGFLTFGIDILAERLGYDLNAMLWLQVDLPALHRIGEELARHDECAFVAATSGRHNLMAVVICEDTPAFYRYLSGRLAGTEGIRGYEISVRARRLKQSVSLIQYGRLVHPGVG, from the coding sequence CGAGGTGGTCGGCGCGTCCGAACAGACCGTGGCACGCCGCTACGGCGCGCTGCGCCGCGCCGGGGTGATGCGGGTCGTGGGGCTGAGCAGCCCGGCCGCCCACGGAGGCGCGGAGTGGATCGCCCGGCTGCGGTGCCGCCCGGACGCCGCGGGGCCCGTCGCCGACTCCCTCGCCCGCAGGCCCGAGGTCGGCTACGCCAGCGTCGCCTCCGGCGGATCGGAGATCATCTGCACCATCCGCTCGGCCCCCGACACGGGGCGTGACACGGGGCGCGACGTCCTGCTGCGACAACTCCCCAAGGCCGCCTCGATCCTGGACCTGAGCGTGGATCTCCTCCTGCACCCGTTCACTCCCCCCGGCACGGCGGGCTGGGCCGGGGGCAGGCGCGCCCTCACCGACGAACAGGTCCGAGAACTGACCGTGCCGCGCCCCGCACCCGCCGGTCCCCCGCCCGTCCCGACCGGCGAGGACCGCCCCCTCTTCGAGGCCCTGGCCGAGGACGGTCGCGCCTCCCACACCCGCCTGGCGCAGGCCACCGGCTGGTCCGCGACCCGCGTCGCCCGCCGGCTGGAGGCGCTGGAGGCCGCCGGCTTCCTCACCTTCGGCATCGACATCCTGGCCGAACGTCTCGGCTACGACCTCAACGCCATGCTCTGGCTCCAGGTCGACCTGCCCGCACTCCACCGGATCGGCGAGGAACTAGCCCGGCACGACGAGTGCGCCTTCGTCGCCGCCACCAGCGGCAGGCACAACCTCATGGCCGTCGTCATCTGCGAGGACACCCCCGCCTTCTACCGCTACCTCAGCGGCCGCCTGGCCGGCACCGAGGGCATCCGCGGCTACGAGATCAGCGTCCGCGCCCGCCGCCTCAAGCAGTCCGTCTCCCTCATCCAGTACGGCCGCCTGGTCCACCCCGGAGTGGGCTGA
- a CDS encoding SDR family NAD(P)-dependent oxidoreductase: MNTNSNGNTKNGPLGRRSLLGGAAALGVAGSALGAGARTASAAQGRPRVQDGRFQGRSVLITGGTSGIGRAAAHAFAAAGAQVGFCGRRAELGRQVEREIRNAGGEATYIQADVRVADQMQAFADRVASRYGGIDVAFNNAGIGSNKLPHELSVEEWDDVQATNARGVFLAIKYEIPHMLRAGHGVIVCTSSSAADLARPNSAAYTASKRAVQGIVKAAALAYGPRGIRLNALLPGTTDTPFVRPPGIPDEAWAAYKKAFGPLNIDGLERMAEAEEIARAVLGLASDDFPYMTGASVAVDGGSTAGRKMIQPSRG; this comes from the coding sequence ATGAACACGAACTCGAACGGGAATACGAAGAACGGTCCCCTGGGGCGGCGGTCCCTGCTCGGTGGCGCGGCCGCCCTCGGGGTGGCGGGCTCGGCCCTCGGCGCGGGCGCTCGCACGGCGAGCGCCGCCCAGGGCAGGCCCCGCGTCCAGGACGGGCGGTTCCAGGGCAGGTCGGTGCTCATCACGGGCGGCACCTCGGGCATCGGCAGGGCCGCCGCCCACGCCTTCGCGGCGGCCGGTGCCCAGGTCGGATTCTGCGGCAGGCGGGCCGAGTTGGGGCGGCAGGTGGAACGGGAGATCCGGAACGCGGGCGGCGAGGCCACGTACATCCAGGCCGATGTGCGGGTGGCCGACCAGATGCAGGCCTTCGCGGACCGGGTCGCGAGCCGGTACGGCGGCATCGACGTGGCCTTCAACAACGCGGGGATCGGCAGCAACAAGCTTCCGCACGAGCTGAGCGTCGAGGAGTGGGACGACGTCCAGGCCACCAATGCCCGGGGCGTCTTCCTCGCCATCAAGTACGAGATCCCGCACATGCTCCGGGCCGGGCACGGCGTCATCGTCTGCACCTCCTCCTCGGCGGCCGACCTGGCCCGGCCGAACAGCGCCGCGTACACCGCGAGCAAACGGGCGGTGCAGGGCATCGTGAAGGCCGCCGCGCTCGCCTACGGACCCCGGGGCATCAGGCTCAACGCCCTGCTGCCCGGCACCACCGACACCCCCTTCGTCCGCCCGCCCGGCATCCCGGACGAGGCCTGGGCGGCGTACAAGAAGGCGTTCGGCCCGCTCAACATCGACGGCCTGGAGCGGATGGCCGAGGCCGAGGAGATCGCGCGCGCCGTGCTCGGGCTCGCGTCGGACGACTTCCCCTACATGACGGGCGCCTCGGTCGCGGTGGACGGCGGAAGCACCGCCGGCCGGAAGATGATCCAGCCGAGCCGCGGCTGA
- a CDS encoding DUF6009 family protein produces the protein MNRDPDLIRHEDGIVWTESIGDFDYVREYLEVAAGTRRGPVRWNGHGRRVGYSVLKPDAPAGEAPFRFARRVFWIKEHDRSEQPDGVYKDCAPSEGVDPRTVAAGVWGELTERAWGGPLPAASTRSAAASKSGPQQNLIKVGESLASGTAFIAVAPTRRGLVDIYIDCASGSQLGDGSHVISELLPPDQAHELLTTIIKTTPWLQEALALSVVEGWLAGDLPK, from the coding sequence GTGAACAGGGACCCAGATCTCATCCGTCACGAGGACGGCATTGTCTGGACCGAGAGCATCGGCGACTTCGACTACGTGCGCGAATATCTGGAGGTGGCGGCTGGCACCCGTCGCGGCCCTGTCCGTTGGAACGGGCATGGCCGGCGGGTGGGGTACTCGGTGCTCAAGCCGGACGCGCCGGCAGGCGAAGCGCCTTTTCGGTTCGCCCGTCGCGTCTTCTGGATCAAGGAGCATGACCGCTCAGAGCAGCCAGATGGCGTGTACAAGGACTGCGCCCCATCCGAAGGCGTAGATCCCCGCACCGTCGCCGCCGGAGTGTGGGGTGAACTCACCGAGCGCGCATGGGGAGGACCGCTGCCCGCCGCCAGCACGCGATCGGCCGCCGCCTCCAAGTCCGGACCTCAACAGAACTTGATCAAGGTCGGCGAGTCACTGGCGAGCGGCACTGCGTTCATCGCGGTGGCGCCCACCAGGCGAGGTCTCGTCGACATCTACATCGACTGCGCAAGCGGGAGCCAGCTCGGCGACGGCAGCCATGTGATCTCGGAGCTACTCCCGCCCGACCAGGCACACGAGCTCCTCACCACGATCATCAAAACGACCCCCTGGCTCCAGGAAGCCCTTGCACTCTCAGTAGTGGAAGGGTGGCTCGCGGGAGACCTTCCGAAGTAG